The Flavobacterium psychrophilum genome includes a region encoding these proteins:
- a CDS encoding diacylglyceryl transferase: MIHSLSIIWNQPEGFNLGPIMLRYYSLGFVIAFGLGWYVMKKIYDREGESVEKLDKLFIYTLIATLLGARLGHVFFYDWAYFSQHPAEILLPVRFKPEFEFTGFAGLASHGAAIAIILAMIWYSKKIIHRPLLWMLDRVVIPVTSGGIFVRLGNFFNSEILGKETTADTPTSIKFIRGEEWLGKREVVARTKIEDYNAAYEAVEKNPQFTDIFAKIPFRHPAQLYEAAGYVVVFAIIYYMYWKTDARKKHGLIFGVFLVLLWAVRFFVEFVKESQGGFEGENPILLTGQWLSIPFILAGFYLIFTAKNRTETL; the protein is encoded by the coding sequence ATGATACATAGTTTAAGCATCATATGGAATCAGCCTGAAGGCTTTAACCTTGGGCCAATTATGCTACGTTACTATAGCCTGGGCTTTGTTATAGCATTTGGACTTGGATGGTACGTAATGAAAAAGATCTACGACCGTGAGGGAGAATCGGTTGAAAAACTGGATAAGTTATTTATTTACACTCTTATCGCTACACTCTTAGGCGCAAGACTTGGACATGTATTTTTCTATGATTGGGCTTACTTTAGCCAGCACCCTGCCGAAATACTTTTACCGGTACGTTTTAAACCTGAATTTGAGTTTACAGGATTTGCCGGGCTTGCAAGCCACGGAGCCGCTATAGCGATAATACTTGCAATGATATGGTACAGTAAAAAAATTATTCACCGACCATTGTTATGGATGCTTGACAGGGTTGTAATCCCTGTAACCAGCGGAGGTATTTTTGTTAGGCTGGGTAATTTCTTTAATAGTGAAATACTTGGTAAAGAAACAACTGCAGATACACCAACTTCCATAAAATTCATACGTGGTGAAGAATGGTTAGGCAAACGCGAGGTCGTTGCTCGAACCAAAATAGAGGACTACAACGCAGCATACGAAGCTGTGGAGAAAAACCCTCAGTTTACCGATATATTTGCAAAGATACCTTTCAGGCATCCTGCCCAGCTTTACGAGGCAGCAGGTTACGTAGTTGTATTTGCAATTATCTATTATATGTACTGGAAAACCGATGCACGTAAAAAACACGGTCTTATTTTCGGTGTATTCCTTGTACTACTTTGGGCTGTACGTTTTTTTGTTGAATTCGTTAAGGAAAGTCAGGGTGGTTTTGAAGGAGAAAACCCAATATTACTAACGGGCCAGTGGTTAAGCATACCGTTTATCCTTGCAGGTTTTTACCTGATATTTACCGCAAAGAACAGGACAGAGACTTTATAA
- a CDS encoding diacylglyceryl transferase has translation MTHALSIVWNPPKGIDLGFITIHFYSLLWMAAFALGWFIMKKVFDREGESTEKLDKLFIYTLVATMIGARLGHVIFYESELFTKDFFSVFLPVSFNPKFEFTGFRGLASHGAAIGVVLAMIWFSRKVIHRPFLWVMDRVALPVTSGGVLIRLANFVNSEILGSETTKDVPTAVKFIRGEDRLSESHAMQITGEQNANAAYEMIEHNPKFTSILEQIPYRHPAQLYEAFGYVIVFAIVYYMYWKTDARKKHGLIFGVFLILLWAVRFIVEFVKQSQGGIESDLPGGLLTGQWLSIPFILVGFYLVFTAKNRTETL, from the coding sequence ATGACACACGCTTTAAGCATTGTATGGAATCCTCCTAAGGGGATCGATCTGGGTTTTATAACAATCCACTTTTACAGCCTTTTATGGATGGCCGCCTTTGCCCTTGGATGGTTTATTATGAAGAAAGTCTTCGACCGTGAAGGTGAATCTACCGAAAAACTTGACAAACTATTTATCTACACTTTGGTCGCTACAATGATTGGAGCACGTTTGGGCCATGTGATCTTTTACGAATCTGAACTGTTCACTAAAGATTTTTTCAGTGTGTTTCTGCCCGTTAGTTTTAATCCGAAATTCGAATTTACAGGCTTTAGAGGACTTGCCAGTCACGGCGCTGCAATAGGCGTTGTCCTGGCAATGATATGGTTTAGCCGAAAAGTAATCCATCGCCCTTTTTTGTGGGTAATGGACAGGGTTGCTTTACCTGTTACCAGTGGTGGAGTTTTGATACGCCTTGCTAACTTTGTAAACTCTGAAATACTGGGTAGCGAAACCACAAAAGATGTTCCTACAGCCGTTAAATTTATAAGAGGCGAAGACAGATTATCAGAAAGCCATGCTATGCAGATTACAGGAGAGCAAAATGCAAATGCAGCTTATGAAATGATAGAGCACAACCCCAAATTTACATCTATACTGGAACAAATTCCTTACAGACACCCTGCGCAGTTGTACGAAGCATTCGGATACGTTATTGTTTTCGCAATTGTTTACTATATGTACTGGAAAACTGATGCCCGAAAAAAACACGGACTTATCTTTGGTGTATTCCTTATTCTTCTTTGGGCCGTACGCTTTATCGTTGAATTTGTAAAACAAAGCCAGGGAGGTATAGAAAGCGACCTTCCGGGTGGACTATTAACAGGACAATGGTTAAGCATACCATTTATACTGGTAGGATTCTATTTGGTATTTACCGCGAAGAACAGAACCGAAACATTATAA
- a CDS encoding cysteine--tRNA ligase translates to MHLYQNQALKLYNTLSGEKETFVPLHEGAVGMYVCGPTVYSNVHLGNCRTFISFDLIFRYLKHLGFKVRYVRNITDVGHIEDDADEGEDKIAKKARLEKLEPMEIVQQYSVDFHQILELFNNLLPSIEPTATGHIIEQIETVKQIIANGYAYESNGSVYFDVVKFNETHDYGRLSGRNLEDMISNTRDLSGQDEKRNPQDFALWKKAEPEHIMRWPSPWGDGFPGWHLECTAMSTKYLGNHFDIHGGGMDLKFPHHECEIAQNEACTGQAPVNYWMHANMLTLNGKKMSKSTGNNILPREIFSGNNDKLSKSFTPSVTRFFILQAHYRSILDFSNDAIVAAEKGFNRLMDSLENIKEVQDSATSTLNIAAWKQSCYDAMNDDFNSPILIAQLFEAVKYINLLKDGKETLTAQDIETLSKAMNAFVFDILGLKNEAAGEGSNDKLESVVNMLIGMRNEARANKDFALSDQIRNKLTDLGIELKDSKEGTTFSVNQ, encoded by the coding sequence ATGCATTTATACCAAAATCAGGCTTTAAAGCTTTACAATACACTAAGTGGTGAAAAAGAAACATTTGTTCCCCTGCATGAAGGTGCTGTGGGTATGTATGTGTGCGGACCAACCGTATACAGTAATGTTCACTTAGGAAACTGTAGAACTTTTATTTCTTTTGACCTGATATTTAGATACCTTAAGCATTTAGGCTTTAAGGTAAGATACGTGCGTAACATTACCGATGTAGGCCACATTGAAGACGATGCTGATGAAGGCGAAGACAAAATCGCTAAAAAAGCAAGACTTGAAAAACTTGAGCCAATGGAGATTGTACAACAGTATTCGGTAGATTTTCACCAGATACTGGAATTGTTCAACAATCTTCTTCCAAGCATAGAGCCTACCGCTACAGGACATATTATAGAGCAGATAGAAACGGTAAAGCAAATTATTGCAAATGGTTATGCTTACGAGTCTAACGGGTCTGTTTATTTCGACGTAGTAAAATTCAACGAAACTCACGATTACGGAAGGCTAAGCGGAAGAAATCTGGAAGATATGATTTCTAATACCCGCGACCTTAGCGGACAGGACGAAAAAAGAAACCCTCAGGATTTCGCACTTTGGAAAAAGGCAGAACCGGAACATATAATGCGCTGGCCATCGCCGTGGGGAGACGGTTTTCCGGGATGGCACCTGGAATGTACAGCTATGAGCACCAAATATCTTGGTAATCATTTTGATATACATGGCGGAGGTATGGATCTTAAGTTCCCTCACCATGAATGTGAAATTGCACAAAACGAAGCATGTACAGGACAAGCTCCGGTGAATTACTGGATGCATGCCAATATGCTTACGCTTAACGGCAAAAAAATGTCTAAATCTACTGGAAATAATATCCTCCCAAGGGAGATATTTTCCGGAAACAATGATAAGCTTAGTAAATCGTTTACGCCATCGGTAACACGTTTCTTTATTCTTCAGGCACACTACCGTAGTATACTTGATTTCTCTAACGATGCTATTGTAGCAGCCGAAAAAGGTTTTAACCGCCTTATGGATTCTTTAGAGAACATAAAAGAGGTACAGGATTCAGCAACTTCAACATTAAACATTGCAGCGTGGAAGCAATCGTGCTATGATGCCATGAATGATGACTTTAACAGCCCTATACTTATCGCTCAGTTGTTTGAAGCTGTTAAATATATCAACCTTCTAAAGGATGGAAAAGAAACACTTACCGCACAGGATATTGAGACACTATCTAAAGCGATGAATGCCTTTGTTTTTGATATATTAGGCCTTAAAAACGAAGCTGCCGGAGAAGGAAGTAACGACAAACTTGAAAGTGTGGTAAACATGCTTATAGGCATGCGTAATGAAGCGCGTGCCAATAAAGATTTTGCCTTATCCGACCAAATAAGAAACAAACTTACCGATCTTGGCATAGAACTGAAAGACTCTAAGGAAGGTACTACGTTTTCTGTAAATCAATAA
- a CDS encoding aspartate aminotransferase (catalyzes the formation of oxalozcetate and L-glutamate from L-aspartate and 2-oxoglutarate) — protein MPQVSNKGRQMPESPIRKLVPYAEIAKKKGNKVYHLNIGQPDIKTPEVALEAIKNNTVKILEYSHSAGFESYRTKLADYYTNHGVSVSTPDIIITTGGSEALMFALGSTMDAGDEIIIPEPFYANYNGFSVASGVTVVPVISTIDEGFALPPIADFEKLITPKTKAILICNPGNPTGYLYTQEEIHQLAELVKKHDLFLIADEVYREFTYDGDQHYSVMNVPGIENNAIMIDSVSKRYSMCGARIGCIVSKNKDVMATAMKFAQARLSPPTFAQIASEAALETPQSYFDEVIEEYKERRDTLIAELNKIEGVKVATPKGAFYCIAKLPIANADAFAQWLLESYDLNGETVMVAPAAGFYSTPNVGLDEIRIAYVLKKEDLVRSVEILADALKKYNSK, from the coding sequence ATGCCTCAAGTATCTAATAAAGGCAGGCAAATGCCTGAATCTCCTATCAGGAAACTGGTTCCTTATGCAGAAATAGCAAAAAAGAAAGGTAATAAGGTATACCACCTTAATATTGGCCAGCCAGATATTAAAACTCCCGAAGTGGCGCTGGAAGCTATTAAAAACAATACTGTAAAAATATTAGAATACAGCCACTCTGCGGGCTTTGAAAGCTACAGGACTAAACTGGCTGATTATTATACAAACCATGGTGTTAGCGTTAGCACACCGGACATCATAATTACAACCGGCGGATCTGAAGCACTTATGTTTGCTTTAGGAAGCACTATGGATGCAGGCGATGAAATTATTATCCCTGAACCGTTTTATGCAAATTACAACGGATTTTCTGTAGCATCGGGGGTAACTGTTGTACCGGTTATTTCAACGATAGACGAAGGTTTTGCCCTTCCTCCTATTGCTGATTTTGAAAAACTTATCACTCCTAAAACCAAAGCCATACTTATCTGTAATCCGGGTAACCCAACAGGATACTTATATACCCAGGAAGAAATACACCAATTGGCAGAACTGGTTAAAAAACACGACCTTTTCCTAATTGCAGATGAAGTATACCGTGAGTTTACTTACGATGGCGACCAGCATTACTCTGTAATGAATGTTCCGGGTATTGAAAACAATGCTATAATGATTGATTCAGTATCTAAACGTTACAGTATGTGTGGCGCAAGGATAGGCTGTATCGTTTCTAAAAATAAAGATGTGATGGCTACTGCAATGAAATTTGCACAGGCGCGTCTTAGCCCTCCTACCTTTGCACAAATTGCAAGTGAGGCAGCCCTTGAAACACCTCAGAGTTATTTCGATGAAGTAATCGAAGAATATAAAGAACGAAGAGACACCTTAATCGCCGAGCTTAATAAGATTGAAGGCGTTAAAGTTGCAACTCCAAAAGGAGCTTTCTACTGTATAGCAAAGCTGCCTATAGCAAATGCAGATGCATTCGCGCAATGGCTTCTTGAATCTTACGATTTAAATGGAGAAACAGTAATGGTTGCTCCTGCGGCTGGCTTTTACTCTACACCAAACGTTGGCCTTGACGAAATAAGAATTGCTTACGTTCTTAAAAAAGAAGATCTGGTACGATCAGTAGAAATACTTGCCGACGCTCTTAAAAAATACAACAGCAAATAA
- a CDS encoding biopolymer transporter ExbD, giving the protein MRVKRNKRFHAEIAASALSDIMFFLLLFFLIISTLANPNVIDLALPKADSNKTTDKAHVTISVTPEKLYFIDKQQVPFEELEGTLMARISESGDNVVIVRLPKELQVQDMVDILQIGQKNKLKFSIATTK; this is encoded by the coding sequence ATGAGAGTTAAAAGAAATAAACGTTTTCATGCGGAAATTGCTGCGTCGGCACTTAGCGACATCATGTTCTTTTTGCTACTGTTCTTTCTTATTATCTCTACACTGGCAAACCCTAACGTAATTGATCTGGCTTTGCCAAAAGCAGATTCTAATAAAACAACAGACAAAGCGCACGTTACAATATCTGTAACGCCTGAGAAGTTGTATTTTATAGATAAGCAGCAGGTGCCTTTTGAAGAATTGGAAGGTACGCTTATGGCCAGGATTAGCGAAAGCGGAGATAATGTGGTTATCGTGAGGCTGCCTAAGGAGCTTCAGGTGCAGGATATGGTAGATATATTGCAGATAGGACAGAAGAATAAACTGAAGTTTTCCATCGCTACTACTAAATAA
- a CDS encoding GTP cyclohydrolase, whose product MTHNDDTKDEIGDNHFATSAQTPLRDDAFEMSDDDKIAAIKQDVESILRTLGMDLTDDSIKGTPNRVAKMFVKEIFGGLNPAKKPGSSTFENKYKYNEMLVEKNITVYSTCEHHLLPIVGRAHVAYISNGNVVGLSKMNRIVDYFAKRPQVQERLTIQIVQELKKVLNTEDVACVIDAKHLCVNSRGIRDIESSTVTSEFGGRFKEESVRREFLDYIKLDTQF is encoded by the coding sequence ATGACCCATAACGACGATACTAAAGACGAGATTGGAGATAACCATTTTGCTACAAGCGCTCAAACTCCTTTACGTGATGATGCTTTTGAAATGTCTGATGATGACAAGATTGCTGCTATTAAGCAGGATGTTGAAAGCATATTAAGAACCCTGGGCATGGATCTTACCGATGATAGCATTAAAGGCACACCCAACCGTGTTGCAAAAATGTTTGTAAAAGAAATATTCGGCGGACTTAACCCAGCGAAAAAACCGGGATCATCTACCTTTGAAAATAAATATAAGTACAACGAAATGCTGGTTGAGAAAAACATTACCGTGTACTCTACCTGCGAACACCACCTTTTACCTATAGTAGGCAGAGCTCACGTTGCTTATATTTCTAATGGTAATGTTGTTGGACTTAGTAAAATGAACCGTATTGTTGATTATTTTGCTAAAAGACCGCAAGTTCAGGAAAGGCTAACAATACAAATTGTTCAGGAACTTAAAAAAGTACTTAACACTGAAGACGTTGCCTGCGTGATTGATGCGAAACACCTTTGCGTTAACTCCCGCGGAATACGCGATATCGAAAGCAGCACTGTTACTTCTGAATTTGGAGGCAGATTTAAAGAAGAAAGTGTAAGAAGGGAATTTTTAGATTATATTAAACTGGATACACAGTTTTAA
- a CDS encoding valyl-tRNA synthetase, with amino-acid sequence MTIPSQFDAKTAESKWYGYWMKNNYFHSEPDHRTPYTIVIPPPNVTGVLHMGHMLNNTIQDVLIRRARLRGYNACWVPGTDHASIATEAKVVAKLKEEGINKNDLTREEFLTHAWDWTHKYGGVILEQLKKLGASCDWERTKFTMDDDMSAAVIKSFVDFYNKGLIYRGYRMVNWDPEAKTTLSDEEVIYEERQGKLYHLKYQIEGTEDFVIVATTRPETILGDTAICINPNDERYTHLKGKKAIVPIANRVIPIIFDEYVDMEFGTGCLKVTPAHDVNDKELGERHNLEIIDIFNDDATLNSFGLQYAGKDRFVVRDEIAKDLETIGNLEKIENHINKVGTSERTKAVIEPRLSDQWFLKMEDLAKPAIKAVLESEEVKLYPNRFNNTYRHWMENIRDWNISRQLWWGQQIPAYYYGEGKEDFVVAQTAEDALVLAKQTTGNQNLTVENLRQDPDTLDTWFSAWLWPMSVFDGVVNPENEDFKYYYPTNDLVTGPDILFFWVARMVMAGYEFAGEKPFSNVYLTGLVRDSQRRKMSKSLGNSPDPLDLIEKFGADGVRVGLLLSAAAGNDILFDEELCNQGKAFTNKIWNAFRLIKGWEVADIEQPDYARKAVNWYEAKVNKTLAEIDDHFEKYRISDALMAIYKLVWDDFCSWFLEMIKPAYQQPIDRVTFNSAIEMLENNLKLLHPFMPFLTEEIWHHIAERSTDEALIISKWPTLKQADERLISGFDVAAEVIAGIRTIRKEKNIPQKDAIELKVVNNEGLPSEYDSIIVKLGNISDLEYVAEKVSGALTFRVRSNEYFVPVTGSVNVEEEIAKLTEELNYNRGFLKSVQAKLSNEKFVGSAPEKVVAMERQKEADALAKIATIEQSLESLR; translated from the coding sequence ATGACGATCCCATCTCAATTTGACGCCAAAACAGCTGAAAGCAAATGGTACGGCTACTGGATGAAAAATAATTATTTTCACTCAGAACCGGACCATAGAACGCCGTATACAATTGTAATACCACCACCTAACGTAACAGGGGTGCTGCACATGGGGCATATGCTTAACAATACAATTCAGGATGTACTTATAAGACGCGCGCGCCTTAGAGGCTATAATGCCTGCTGGGTACCTGGAACAGATCACGCTTCTATTGCAACAGAGGCTAAGGTTGTAGCGAAGCTTAAAGAAGAAGGCATTAATAAAAATGACCTTACCCGTGAAGAGTTTCTTACGCATGCCTGGGACTGGACTCATAAGTATGGAGGTGTTATCCTGGAGCAGCTTAAAAAGCTGGGTGCTTCATGCGATTGGGAGCGTACTAAGTTTACAATGGATGATGATATGTCGGCAGCGGTTATAAAATCGTTTGTTGATTTTTATAATAAAGGGCTTATTTATCGCGGTTACCGTATGGTGAACTGGGATCCGGAAGCGAAAACTACACTTTCGGACGAAGAAGTTATTTATGAAGAAAGACAGGGTAAGTTATACCATTTGAAGTATCAGATTGAAGGTACAGAAGATTTTGTAATTGTAGCTACTACACGTCCTGAAACTATTTTAGGTGATACTGCTATATGTATTAATCCTAACGATGAGCGTTATACGCACCTTAAAGGTAAAAAAGCCATCGTACCTATTGCTAACCGTGTTATACCTATCATCTTTGATGAGTATGTGGATATGGAGTTTGGTACAGGCTGTCTTAAAGTTACACCTGCGCATGATGTAAACGATAAAGAACTTGGCGAAAGACACAATCTTGAAATAATAGATATTTTTAATGACGATGCTACACTGAACAGCTTTGGGCTTCAGTATGCCGGTAAAGACCGTTTTGTTGTAAGAGATGAAATTGCGAAAGATCTTGAGACAATTGGGAATCTTGAAAAAATAGAAAACCATATTAATAAGGTAGGTACTTCTGAAAGAACTAAAGCGGTTATTGAGCCAAGACTTTCGGACCAGTGGTTCCTTAAAATGGAAGACCTTGCTAAGCCTGCTATCAAAGCTGTGCTTGAGTCGGAAGAAGTAAAATTATACCCCAACCGTTTTAATAATACCTACCGCCATTGGATGGAAAACATCCGTGACTGGAATATTTCACGTCAGCTTTGGTGGGGCCAGCAGATTCCTGCTTACTATTATGGTGAAGGAAAAGAAGATTTTGTTGTAGCGCAAACGGCTGAAGACGCATTGGTTTTGGCGAAACAAACTACAGGAAATCAAAATCTTACTGTTGAGAATTTAAGACAGGATCCCGATACGCTTGATACATGGTTCTCTGCATGGTTATGGCCAATGTCGGTTTTTGATGGTGTTGTTAATCCTGAAAATGAAGATTTTAAATACTATTACCCAACTAACGACCTTGTAACCGGTCCGGATATTTTATTCTTCTGGGTAGCAAGAATGGTTATGGCAGGTTATGAATTTGCGGGCGAAAAACCTTTTAGCAATGTTTACCTTACCGGACTTGTTCGTGATAGCCAACGCCGAAAAATGTCTAAATCATTAGGTAATTCACCTGATCCTTTAGATCTTATTGAGAAATTTGGTGCAGATGGCGTTCGTGTAGGATTATTGTTAAGTGCTGCTGCCGGTAATGATATTCTTTTTGATGAAGAACTTTGTAATCAGGGTAAAGCGTTTACAAATAAAATATGGAATGCTTTCCGACTGATAAAAGGGTGGGAAGTAGCTGATATTGAACAACCGGATTACGCTAGAAAAGCAGTTAACTGGTATGAAGCGAAGGTGAATAAAACACTTGCGGAAATTGATGATCATTTTGAAAAATACAGGATATCAGATGCGCTTATGGCAATCTATAAACTGGTTTGGGATGACTTCTGTTCGTGGTTCCTTGAAATGATCAAGCCGGCTTATCAGCAGCCTATTGACAGGGTTACTTTTAACAGCGCTATAGAAATGCTTGAGAATAACCTGAAATTGCTGCATCCGTTTATGCCTTTCCTTACAGAGGAAATATGGCATCATATTGCGGAAAGAAGTACTGATGAGGCATTGATTATTTCTAAATGGCCTACGCTAAAACAAGCTGATGAAAGACTTATCTCAGGCTTTGATGTGGCTGCTGAAGTCATTGCAGGTATCCGTACCATCAGAAAAGAGAAAAATATCCCTCAGAAAGATGCTATAGAGCTTAAAGTTGTTAATAACGAAGGTTTACCAAGTGAGTATGACAGTATTATTGTTAAGCTTGGTAATATTTCGGACTTAGAATATGTTGCAGAAAAAGTTTCGGGAGCACTAACGTTCAGGGTACGATCTAACGAGTACTTTGTTCCTGTAACCGGTTCTGTAAATGTTGAGGAAGAAATAGCTAAACTTACCGAAGAACTAAATTATAACCGTGGGTTCTTAAAATCGGTTCAGGCAAAGCTTTCAAATGAAAAGTTTGTAGGTAGTGCTCCGGAAAAAGTTGTAGCTATGGAGAGGCAAAAAGAGGCTGATGCGTTAGCTAAAATTGCAACAATCGAGCAAAGTCTTGAAAGCTTAAGATAG